AAAGggtatattttttttgcgTGGAAAGGGTAAGAGCGCATAATCTGAAGTCACAGGAACCGTACTTATATATCTGAATAAGTATAGCGTTGGATTAGTGTACAGCTGCAACAACAGATCCAGCAGGCCAAGCCATGCTCGAACAGGCCGAGTACCGTCGACAATTGAAAGCGTTAAGTTTCGAGACCATATGGGAACAAAACGGACTTGACCGCGACCGTCTGCTGCAAGTATGCAGCAATAACGATTGCATGTCCATCAAGATCAAACCAACGAACTCGAGGTTCCCACATCCCTCGCCTAACCGCCATCGAGCAAACCTATCCCACATCGATATCAAAATCACCTATTCTCGTATTTACAACGAACCGGTACTGTATCTGAGACTTTGGAAGTCAGTGCCGTGCTCCATGTCACCCGACCTCGAAGAATTGTCCCCATATTACCCTTCCGACGTCTACGAATCGTTGGCCATAGATAAATCGCAATTTACAGTAGAGTTGCAGCACGTGGAGTGTGACGCCGGCGCGAACGAGGTATGGTACTGTGTCCATCCCTGCGACACACAAGATCGGATTGGAATGCTCCACCGAGAACAGTATCTGAGTCGTTGGGTAAGTGTCTATTTACTGAGTTGGTTACCGCCAGCACATCGGAGTTAAACGCACTTGCTATAACGTGTAAGGTTATGTCTCTCCAGTTCGACCCCGCCGCGCTCCCGCCGCGCTCCCGCAGTGTGGGGTTCACGTTGGTTTCGCGGATATGGGCATGACCACGCAGGCCAACTGCCGGCGTACAATAAACGCTTTGTCTGGTAGCGGTCCGCC
The Tetrapisispora phaffii CBS 4417 chromosome 11, complete genome DNA segment above includes these coding regions:
- the ATG10 gene encoding E2-like conjugating enzyme (similar to Saccharomyces cerevisiae ATG10 (YLL042C); ancestral locus Anc_4.12); protein product: MLEQAEYRRQLKALSFETIWEQNGLDRDRLLQVCSNNDCMSIKIKPTNSRFPHPSPNRHRANLSHIDIKITYSRIYNEPVLYLRLWKSVPCSMSPDLEELSPYYPSDVYESLAIDKSQFTVELQHVECDAGANEVWYCVHPCDTQDRIGMLHREQYLSRWVSVYLLSWLPPAHRS